GGACCTGAAGGCAGGCGTGAGCGACCTGCCTCCTCCGCCTTCCCCGCCGAGGGCCGGTGCGGCACGACTGACCGAGGCCGGGAAGGCGTTCCTCGGTCTCGCACCGGGCGCGGGGGTGAACGTCGTCGAGCTGCCGGACGGTGCGGGGGTGTGTGTCGTACAGACCGGGCGTGGCGGCGGCAAGGCGTACGTCGCACCGGACCGGACCATCCTGTTCGTTCCGTCCGGCATGGACTTCGACACCGGGCTCGCGGCGTTCCTCGGTGGCGCACGAACCCCCGCGAGAGGGTTCGAGGACAGGACCTGACGCCTCTCGTCCGGGTCCGGCCGACGCCCCTCGGAGGGGGTCAGCAGTCGTGGTCGACCAGGTCGAAGGAGGCGTAGTGGTCGGCGGTGTAGTAGTCCTCCTCCACCTGCTCGCCGGTGACGATCCGGCGCGCGCCGCGCGTGTCGGAGCCGGGGGTCACGACCGTGTACTCGTGGTAGTAGCCGGTGGACTGGCCGGGCAGCAGACCCTCGCGGTTCTGGAAGACGGTGCCGTCCTGCTCGAACGGGAACGGCCCGCCCTGCTCGATGAGATCCAGGGTGTCGTGCGCCTGGGACGGCAGCGCGGAATGGCAGATGCTGCCCACCGCGGCGGCCCGGAAGGCGGTCGCGGAGTGGGAGGTGGGGGCGGCGGTCGGGGTGGTCGCCTGGGCCGCGACCGGACCCGAGGCGAGGAGGGCGACGGACAGGAGGGCGGCCGAGCCGCCGAGCCGGGTGATGCGTGGGGGGATGCGCATGCCATCATGATGACGCGCGTAGAAGCTGGGCCGTCAACTCCAACTCGGCCGTATTCGCCGGACGTTAACCGAAGCTGCGCCTCTGTGGTGATGGCGTGCGCGGGTGGGATGTTCCGTGCGCCCCTCGCCGCTCCCGATCGTTCACCTCTTGACGATTCCACAAGCGTGACCGTGTGCGTACAAGGGCATGCATCCCGTGAGGCTGTTCGACGGGCGGCCGGATCAGAGGAGGTCGGTTCACTGTGCGGGCGGGGGAAATGGCGAAGCGTCAGAAAAGGACAACGGTCATCGAGGGGCGCGGCCCCCGGGGCCGGAGACCGGGCGAGGCGTCACCGCCGGCCCGGATGCGCCGGAGGGTGGGTCACACCGAGCGGTCGGCGGTGGGCGAAGTGCGCCGGGAGCTGCGGGAGTTCCTCCGGCATCGCTCCGACGAGGAGCAGACCGAGGCGGCGGAGCTGCTGGTGAGCGAACTGGTGACCAACGCCCTCATCCACACCCGGCACGGGGCCGTGGTCACCGCCACGGCGACGCCCGCCCGGCTGCGTGTGGAGGTCCAGGACTTCGCGTCGGAGGATCTGCCCGCGCCGTACGTACCGAACGCCGACGACGGTACGCACGGCAGGGGCCTGATCCTGGTCCGGAGCCTGGCCGACGCCTGGGGCGTGGAGGCACAGGCCCTGGGCAAGGTCGTCTGGTTCGAGCTGCACGGCGGAAGGCCCTGAGGGCCCTCCGCCGCGAGGCGGGCTCAGCCGAACTGCTGCTCCAGATCCTTCAGTTTCTGTTCCAGCGAGTCGAGGCGGGGGAGCGTCTGGGTGTCGTCCTCGGCGGTGAGGTCGACGGTCCGCGGGTCACTTCCCCGGCCCGGGGCGTCCAGGCTCTTCGAACCCGAACCGTCCGCCTGCTTCGGGCCGACGGCTTGCAGGGATGGCCGGGGTCGCAGAGGCAGCTGACCCGGCTCCGCTATGGCGGGCTCCGCGACGGCCGGCGCCGCGCCGCCCGAGGCCGGGGCGAGAGCGGGCACGTCCACCTGCCGGTCGCCCCGTCCACCGCGCCCCCAGACCCGGTTCTGCCGGTTCAGGGCCTTGATGCGGGCCCGGTCCAGCTTCTCCTGGTCGCGTCGGCGTAGCCGGTCCTGCTCGCGCTCCCTGCGGTCCTCCCGCACCTCGTCCACCGCCTCGTCCAGGGTGCGGACGCCCTCCAGGAGCATCAGCGACCAGGCGCCGAAGGTCTCCCTGGGCGCCCGCAGCCAGCGGACGATCCGGATCTGCGGCAACGGACGGGGCACCAGGCCCTGTTCGCGCAGTGCGGCGCGCCGGGTCTGCTTCAGCGCGCGGTCGAAGAGCACCGCGGCCGAGAGGGACATCCCCGCGAAGAAATGCGGCGCGCCCGCGTGGTCCATGCCCCGGGGGGCGTGCACCCAGTTGAACCAGGCGGCGGCCCCGGCGAACGTCCACACCAGGAGCCGGGAGCCGAGCGCCGCGTCTCCGTGGCTCGCCTCCCGTACGGCCAGCACGGAACAGAACATCGCGGCGCCGTCCAGTCCGAACGGGACCAGGTACTCCCAGCCTCCGGTGAGGCTCAGGTTCTGCCGGCCGAAGCCGACGAGCCCGTGGAAGGAGAGCGCGGCGGCGACCGCCGCGCAGCAGAACAGCAGGACGTAACTGGCGGTGGCGTACAGCGCTTCCTTGCGTCTGCGGCGCTCCTCGCTGCGTTCCCAGGAGTCGTCGGCCGCGGCCTTGCCGGCGGCACGCTTGCCGCGTGCGACCACCGTCACCGCCGCCATGACCCCCACGAGCAGTACGGCGCCCGGAAGCAGCCAGTCAAGCGATATGTCGGTCAGTCTCATGCGCGGTCCCTTGCGTCACGTAGGGCGTTTCGTGCGCCATCGTGACGGAATTCCCGTCCCGCTCCGGTGGTTTCGGGACAAGAGCACGCCATGGGGGTGGGAGAGGCTATCGATGGGTGGAATCTTGTCGAACGGCCGCCCGGTGAAGCCGAGTTGCGTTCGATTCCACGTCATCCGGACGGGCGGTGTGGATCAGGAAGCTGCCGCGAGCTTCCGTACCCGGTCCGCGTCGCATGTACGCGGGCAGGTCACACAGGTGTCCTCGGGGCGCAGGGTGTAGAAGAGGCAGCAGCTCGCCCGGTCCCGGGTCGGCAGCGACCGGCCGTCGGGCCCGGTCAGCTCGCGGAAGCCCGCGGTGCCGACGTACGGCTTCGTCGTGCCGGGGAGCAGTAGCTCCAGCTCGGCCATGGCGCGGCGCTCCTCGCCCAGCAGGTGCGCGATGTACCAGAGGCCCTCGACGATCTCGTCCGTCGCCATCCCCCACAGGGCCCGCTTCCCGCGCCGCATGCGCGGCCCGAAGCCCTCCAGCACCGGACCGAGGTGCTCGGTCAGGGAGGCCAGGACCTCGGCCCGCAGCGCCGCCTCGTCCGCGACGACCCGGGCCCCGGGCAGCGCCGCCGCCGGGTCGTCCGGCAGGCAGGCGAATTCCCGGACCCGCACGGTCAGGTGTCCCAGTGCCCGCTGGAAGGCCACGTCCTCGACCGGGACGCGTGGCACCCTGCGCTGAAGGAACCACGGCACCGTCACCAGCAGGCAGGCGGGCCAGGCGTACCGGTGCAGACCGAAGCTCGCCACCACGTCCGGGCGGGCCTGCTGCCCGTAGTCGCGCAGCACCTGGGCGTTGTCCCAGGCGAGGAAGGCGTCCACGGCGTGGCCGCCGGCGGCCAGCTCCGCCGCGCCGACCCAGCCCGCTCCGGACGGGGCCACGGCGTCGCCGTCGAGCACGTCGGCCCGCAGACCGGGGAATACCTCGGTCAGGCGGGCGTACGCGGCGGTCACGGGGGACGTCGCGGTGCCGGTGAACGGCGGGGAGAGGGTCATGCAGGGGACCACCGAATCGGGATCGTTTGCAGGTAAGGCTAACCTTACCCGATGCCATCGATGTTTGAACCGCAGCCTCCTGCCTCTATCGTGCACAGGAGGTCCGGCGCACGCGAGTCGGCCCGCGGCAGGCGGAGGAGGTCCGGGTGGAGCAGGGCAGCGCGCGTGAGGGCGCACGTCCGGCGTATGCCCCCGGAGCGTTCCCGAGTGCTCCGGCGGAACACCGGATGCCGGAGTGCCGGGTGCCGGAACAGGCCCGGGGCGAGCACACCCACTGCGAGCCTCCCGCGCCGCGTGCCGTCCAGCGCCACTCCGTACGCGGCCAGATCCTGGACGCCCTGCGCGCCGCCCTCGTCGACGGCGAGCTGGTGCCCGGCCAGGTGTACTCCGCCCCCGCGCTCGGCGCCCGCTTCGGCGTCTCCGCGACGCCGGTGCGCGAGGCCATGCAGCGGCTGGCCGTCGAGGGAGCCGTCGAGGTCGTGCCGAACCGGGGGTTCCGGGTCAGCGAACGCGGCCCCCGCGAGCTCGCCGAACTGGCCGAGGTGCGGGCCCTGATCGAGGTCCCGGTGATGCTGAGCCTGGCCCGTACGGTCCCGGCGCACCGCTGGAGCGGCCTGCGCCCGCTGGCGGAGGCCACGGTCACGGCGGCGGCCGTCGGCGACCTCGCCGCCTACGCCGAGTCGGACCGGGCCTTCCACCGCGCGGTCCTCATGCTGTCCGGCAACGAGCAGCTCGTGACCGTCGCCGACGAACTGCACCGGCGCTCCCAGTGGCCGCTGGTGTCGGGCCCCGCCACCCGCCGGGCCGACCTGCTGGCCGACGCCTCCGAGCACACCGCACTCCTCGACGCCCTCGTCTCCCAGGACCTCACCGTCGTCCAGGCCCTGGTCCGCGAACACTTCGCCGGCGCCGACGGCTGACCCGGACGGTGCCCGCGGCCCCAGGAGGCCGCGGACGCCGCCGCCTCAGCTCGCCTCGGCCGTGCGCGGGGCCGGAGGGCCCAGATACGGGGCCAGCCAGGTGGGGACGCCGCCCAGGAGCCGGAACAGCCGGCCTGCCTCGGCGCGCAGCCGTCCCGCCTCGGGCTCCTCCTCCGCCTCCGCGAGGGAGATCAGCGCAGGGGCCGTACCGACCAGGAACCCCAGCTCCTCCCGGATCCGCAGCGACTCCGCGAAGCCGTGCCGGGCCTCGGCCAGCTCCCCCTCGCGCAGGGCGAGCGCCGCCAGATGCCGCCAGGTGGACGACAGCAGCAGCTCGTCGCCCCGGGCCACCGCTCCGGCGTGCGCCCGGCGGAACGCGGCCCGCGCCGACTGCGGCGACTCCGCGATGTTCTGCGCGATCAGCCCGCGCCGGAAGTCCAGCAGCGGCCGGGCCGGGGACGCGGGCGCCAGCAGCGCCGCCGACCGGCTGAGCGCCACGCTCGCCTCGTCGGCCCGGTCCCGTACCGCCAGGAGGGTCGAGGCGTACGCCAGATGGCCCCGCTCGGAGGCGGCGGACCCGCGCTCGTCGTCGCTGCGGGCGACGGCCTCCGCCGTGCGCAGGGCGTCCTCGGCGTCGGTCCAGCCCTGTCCGGTGTAGAGGCACCGCTCGGTCAGCAGCGCGGTGCGCTGGAGGGCGGCGGCCGGATCGGTGCTCGCGTCGGGCTCCAGCAGCGCGGCCGCGTCCGTCCAGCAGGCGCGTGAGCGCAGCCGCCATACCGCGGTCTGGAGCGGAGGATCGTCATCTGCTGTCGTTCCGGAACCAGACATGGCGGTATGCGCCACATTGCCCTCCCCGAGCGCGCCATTGTGCTGTTGGGTACGGCGCATCTCAGCACGGATTGGCACGCCGGGCCAAGAGGTCCGGGCAATGTCAGGTGAAAGATTTCACAATCGGCCGGAGCGGCACGGGGCCCTCCCGGGCCCCGTGCGCGGCCGGAAGATCAGCTCATGCGCAGGGCGAGGAAGAAGTCGAGCTTGTCCTCCAGGCGCGAAAGGTCACGCCCCGTCAACTGCTCGATCCGCCCGACGCGGTAGCGCAACGTGTTGACGTGCAGGTGCAGCCGGGCCGCGCAGCGGGTCCAGGACCCGTCGCAGTCCAGGAAGGCCTCCAGCGTCTCGATCAGCTCCGCCCGGTGGCGACGGTCGTAGTCGCGCAGCGGGTCCAGCAGCCGGGCGGTGAAGGCGCGCCGGACGTCGTCGGGGACGAACGGCAGCAGCAGCACGTGCGAGGCCAGCTCGTGGTGGCCGGCGGCGCAGACCCGCCCCGGACGGGCCGCGGCCACCCGGCGGGCGTGCCGGGCCTCCTCCAGGGCGCCGCGCAGTCCTTCGGCGGAGTGCACGGCCGCGCTGACACCCAGTGTCAGCCGGCCGTCGTCGGCGAGCCCCGCGGAGAGCGGCTCGCGCACGGAGGCGAGCAGCGCGTCGGCGTGCAGTCCCGGCTCCGCGTCGAGGGCCTCGGCGTCCTCGACGCCCGCCCGCGCCGCACCGCCCGAGGCGCCCTCCCCGGGCTCCTCGGCCACGGTGGTGGGCGCGGGCAGCGGAACCAGGGCGATGGCCTCCTCGCCCGTGTGCGCGACGGCGATCCGGTCGGCCGAGTCGGGGCCGCCGACCGCCGGGTCGACGAGGATCTCCTCCAGCAGCGCCTGGGCCACCGGGCCGCTCGCGATGTCGCCCGCGGCAGCGGGCTGGCCCCCGGCGCTCCAGTCGACCCGGGCCACCACGACCTGCCACTGCGGGGCCACGCCGAGGCCGGGCAGCAGGACCGGTGCGGCGACCCGCAGCCTGGCCGCGATCTCCGCCGGGGCGGCGCTCGCCTGGACCAGCTCCAGCACCTCCTGGGCGAGCCTGCGGCGTACCGTGCGGGCCGCGTCGCGGCGGTCGCGTTCGACCGCGATCAGCTGGGTGACGCCCTGGAGCAGATCGAGCCGGGCGGCGGGCCAGTCCGAGGCGTCGGCCTCGACCGCCAGCAGCCAGTCGGAGAGCACCGACTCCCGTACGTCGCGGGCGGCCGGCACCGCACCCCGGCCGGTGTTCCGGATCGGGAAGAGCGAATACGTCGTACCGGCGACCGCCGCCCGGTGCGGCCCCCGGCGGCCGGTGCGGGTCGCCGCCAGGTGGTGCCCGGCCAGCGCCGCGCCCAGCGGTCCGGGCAGCGGGGCGCCCGCCCCGGCGATCTGGCGGCCGGTGGGGGAGAGGACCCAGGCCCGCAGGTCCAGGTCGGAGGTGAGGAGGTCCAGGACGACCTCGGGCCCGCCGCCCGCCGGGCCGGACGTCATCAGCCGCCGGTGCCGGTCCACCACGGCCGCCAGATCGCCCGCCCGCTCGCCGGAGACCTGGCGGACGACGTACTCGGTGACTGTTGCGAAAGCAACGGTCTCATTCACGGCGAAGAGGGGGAGGCGGTGTTGCCGGCACGCCTCGACCAGATCGCCGGGGATGTCACCGAGCTCCGCCTCGCCCGCCGCGAGACCGGCCACCCCGGCGCCCGCCAGGATCCGGACGAACGGCTCCGAGTCCGCCGCGTCCCGGCGCCAGGCGAGGCCCGTGAGCACCAGCTCCCCGCCGGAGAGGTAGCGGCTGGGATCGCGCAGGTCGGTCGTCATGACGCCCCGGACCGAGCGGTCCAGCTCGTCCTCGCCGCCGAGCAGCCGCAGGCCCAGCGCGTCGGTCTCCAGCAGTGCGCGCAGCCGCATCTCGTCGCCGCCGATCTTTCCGTAGTGGGAGCAGGTGAAGTTCGTGAAGGAGCAGGTCACGGTGGAAGGGGGTGAAGGAGGTCGTCCGGTGGGGGAGCAGTGGGGGATACGGGTACCTGTTGATTGCGGCGAGGTTGCTGATTCCCGCCATTCGTTCGAATCTACAAGACGAGGGCGGACACCAGCCAACTCCTTCAGTGTTTCGGTGACTGCACCGGTAGGAGCGGGGCTTGTGTACTGGGCCACACACCACGTGAACACCATATGAACGAGCCAGTCGAGGCAGGCCGTCCCCGGCCCCGGCGAACGAACCGATTGAGAAGAAGAGAGCCACTCATGGACTTCCTTCGCCCCGCCAGCTGGGAGGAGGCGCTCGCCGCCAAGGCCGAGCACCCCACCGCTGTGCCCATCGCGGGCGGCACCGATGTGATGGTCGAGATCAACTTCGACCACCGGCGGCCCGAGTACCTCCTGGACCTGAACCGCATCGGTGAGCTGTCCGAGTGGGAGGTGGGCCAGGAGAACGTGCGGCTCGGCGCCTCCGTGCCGTACAGCAGCATCATGGAGCACCTGCGCGCGGAGCTGCCCGGCCTGGCGCTCGCCTCGCACACCGTCGCCTCCCCGCAGATCCGCAACCGCGGCGGCGTCGGCGGCAACCTCGGCACCACGTCCCCGGCCGGTGACGCCCACCCGGCCCTGCTCGCGGCCGACTGCGAGGTCGAGGCCGAATCCGTACGCGGCACACGGCTGATCCCCATCGACGCCTTCTACACAGGGGTCAAGCGCAACGCCCTGGAGCCGGACGAGCTGATCCGCGCCGTGCACATCAAGAAGGCCGACGGACCCCAGCAGTACTCCAAGGTCGGCACCCGCAACGCCATGGTCATCGCCGTCTGCGCGTTCGGTATCGCCCTGCACCCCGAGACCCGCACCGTGCGCACCGGCATCGGCTCCGCCGCCCCGACGCCCGTCCGGGCCAAGGCGGCCGAGGAATTCCTGAACGCCGCGCTCGACGAGGGCGGGTTCTGGGAGAACGGCAAGATCATCACTCCCGCGATCGCCAAGCAGTTCGCCGCCCTCGCGTCCGGCGCCTGCAACCCGATCGACGACGTGCGCGGCACGGCGAAGTACCGCAGGCACGCGGTCGGCATCATGGCCCGCCGCACGCTCGGCTGGACCTGGGAGCAGTACCGCGGCGCGGGCCGCACGCTGGAAGGAGCTGCGTAACCATGCGAGTCAATTTCACGGTCAACGGCCGTCAGCAGGAAGCCGACGACGTGTGGGAGGGCGAGTCCCTCCTGTACGTCCTGCGTGAGCGCATGGGCCTGCCCGGCTCCAAGAACGCCTGCGAGCAGGGCGAGTGCGGTTCCTGCACCGTCCGCCTCGACGGCGTCCCGGTCTGCGCGTGCCTCGTCGCCGCCGGCCAGGTCCAGGACCGCGAGGTCGTCACCGTCGAGGGCCTGGCCGACTACGCCAAGCACCGCGAGGACGCCCACCCGGGCGGTGGCTGCGCCTCCGGCGCCTGCGGCACCACCCTGGACGCCGCCAAGCGCTGGCAGTCCAAGCCCACCGACGGCCAGACCGGCGAGGCCGTCGAACTCGCCCCGATCCAGCAGGCGTTCATCGACGCCGGAGCCGTCCAGTGCGGCTTCTGCACCCCCGGCCTGCTGGTCGCCGCGGACGAGCTGCTGGAGAACACCCCCTCGCCGTCCGACCAGGACATCCGCGAGGCGCTCTCCGGCAACCTCTGCCGCTGCACCGGCTACGAGAAGATCCTCGACGCGGTCCGCCTCGCGGCCGCCCGCCAGGAAGAGGCGGTCCAGTCATGACGACACCCAAGGCCCGGACCGTACCGGCCGGCACCCCCACCAAGATCACCCAGGGTTCGCCCACCAAGGGCGGCATCGGCGAGTCCACGCTCCGCCCCGACGGCACCCTCAAGGTCACCGGAGAGTTCGCCTACTCCTCCGACATGTGGCACGAGGACATGCTGTGGGGCCAGACGCTGCGCTCCACCGTCGCGCACGCCGAGATCGTCTCCATCGACACCTCAGAGGCGCTCGCGACGTCCGGCGTCTACGCCGTGATGACCTACGACGACCTGCCCGCCGCGATGAAGAACTACGGCCTGGAGATCCAGGACACCCCGGTTCTCGCCAACGGCAAGGTCCGCCACCACGGTGAGCCGGTCGCCATCGTGGCCGCCGACCACCCGGAGACCGCGCGCCGCGCCGCCGCCAAGATCAAGATCGAGTACCGCGAGCTGCCCCTCGTCACCGACGAGGCCTCGGCGACCGCTCCCGACGCCGTGCTCGTGCACGAGGGCCGCGACGACCACCACATCGGCCACGTCCCGCACCCCAACATCGTGCACCGCCAGCCGATCATCCGCGGCGACGCCGACGAGGCCGCGAAGCGGGCCGACGTCATCGTCACCGGCGACTACACCTTCGGCATGCAGGACCAGGCCTTCCTCGGCCCCGAGTCCGGCCTCGCGGTGCCCTCCGAGGACGGCGGCGTCGAGCTGTACGTCGCCACCCAGTGGCTGCACTCGGACCTCGGCCAGATCGCCCCCGTCCTCGGCCTGCCCGAGGAGAAGGTCCGCATGACGCTCTCCGGCGTCGGCGGGGCCTTCGGCGGCCGCGAGGACATCTCCATGCAGATCCACGCCTGCCTGCTGGCGCTCCGCACCGGCAAGCCCGTGAAGATCGTCTACAACCGGTTCGAATCCTTCTTCGGACACGTCCACCGGCACCCGGCGAAGCTCCACTACGAGCACGGCGCCACCAAGGACGGCAAGCTCACACACATGAAGTGCCGCATCGTCCTGGACGGCGGGGCCTACGCCTCCGCCTCCCCGGCGGTCGTCGGCAACGCCTCCTCGCTCTCCGTCGGCCCGTACGTCATCGAGGACGTCGACATCGAGGCGATCGCGCTCTACACCAACAACCCGCCCTGTGGCGCGATGCGCGGCTTCGGCGCCGTCCAGGCGTGCTTCGCCTACGAGGCGCAGATGGACAAGCTCGCCGCGAAGCTGGACATGGACCCGGTGGAGTTCCGGCAGCTCAACGCCATGGAACAGGGCACCCTGCTGCCCACCGGACAGCCCTGCGACTCGCCGGCCCCGGTCGCCGAACTGCTGCGCCGGGTCAAGTCCCGGCCGCTGCCGCCCGAGCAGCAGTGGCTGGCGGCGGGCAGCGAGGGCACCTCCGTGGACGTTCGCGCGCTGCCCGGCGGGCTCTCCAACACCACCCACGGCGAAGGCGTCGTGCGAGGTGTCGGCTACGCGGTCGGCCTGAAGAACGTCGGCTTCTCCGAAGGCTTCGACGACTACTCCACCGCCCGCGTCCGGATGGAGGTCATCAACGGCGAGCCGGTCGCGACCGTGCACACCGCGATGGCCGAGGTCGGCCAGGGCGGCGTCACCGTCCACGCCCAGATCGCCCGCACCGAACTCGGCGTCAACCAGGTCACCATCCACCCCGCCGACACCCGCGTCGGCTCCGCCGGATCCACCTCCGCCTCCCGCCAGACGTACGTCACCGGCGGCGCGGTCAAGAACTCCTGCGAAGCCGTACGGGAGAAGGTCCTGGAGCTGGGCCGCACCAAGTTCGGCACCTACCACCCGGCCTGGGCCACCGCCGAACTCCTCCTGGAGGGCGGCAAGGTCGTCACCGACGGCGGCGAGGTGCTGGCCGATCTCGCCGACGTCCTGGAGGACGAGGCGATCGACATCGAGCTGGAGTGGCGCCACCGGCCCACCGAGGCGTTCGACCTGCGTACCGGACAGGGCAACGGCCACGTCCAGTACTCCTTCGCCGCGCACCGCGCGGTCGTGGAGGTCGACACCGAGTTGGGCCTGGTCAAGGTCATCGAACTGGCCTGCGCCCAGGACGTCGGCAAGGCGCTCAACCCGCTCTCCGTCCTCGGCCAGATCCAGGGCGGCACCCTCCAGGGCATGGGGGTCGCCGTGATGGAGGAGATCATCGTCGACCCCAGGACCGCGAAGGTGCGCAACCCGTCCTTCACGGACTACCTCCTGCCCACCATCCTCGACACGCCGACCATCCCCGTCGACGTGCTCGAACTCGCCGACGAGAACGCCCCGTACGGGCTTCGCGGCATCGGCGAGGCCCCCACCCTGTCGTCCACCCCGGCCGTCCTCGCGGCGATCCGGAACGCGACGGGCCTTGAGCTCAACAGGACGCCGGTGCGGCCCGAACACCTCACCAGCACCTGAGAGTCCGCCGGGCGACCTCCCACCGGTCGTCGCCCGGCAGCCCGCCCAGGGCCTGTCCTCACGTCTCCGCCTGCCGGGCGACGACAGGTCCTGGTGGCCCCCCGAACTCTCCGGGCGGTGCGCAACGCCGAGAACGTCACACTTTTCCGCACCCGCACCGCCCGGAGGACCCAAGTACCGCACCGCTCGCGGTTCTTCGCCGTGCCGAGGCACGGCATCGCCCCACGTGCCATCCGTGCCGCCGGCACATCCGTTCTGCCTCACAGTCCGTCCCGGCCGTCCCCGGGTCGTGCAGCCGACGCAGTCATCCCAAATCCCGCATTCAGGAATCTCCAAGCGGGTGCCCCTGTGAACCTTGGGAGTCAGGCATCATGACCCAGCAGTCAGTGGAACCGAAGACCAGTCCGGAAGGCGCGGGCCCCGGCTCGCGCGTCCCCGCCGGAAGATCATGGCTCGACCGGTACTTCCACATATCCGAACGAGGATCCACGGTCGCGCGCGAGCTGCGCGGCGGCGTCACGACCTTCATGGCCATGGCGTACATCCTCCTGCTCAACCCGCTGATCCTGGGCGGGGAGGACGTCAACGGCAACCTCCTCAGCCAGCCCGGCCTGATCACCGCGACCGCCTTCGCGGCGGCCGCGACGACCCTGCTCATGGGCTTCGTCGGAAAGGTGCCCCTGGCGCTCGCCGCCGGGCTCAGCGTCTCCGGCGTGCTCGCCTCGCAGGTCGCGCCCAACATGACCTGGCCGCAGGCCATGGGCATGTGTGTGATCTACGGTGTGGTGATCTGCCTCCTGGTGGTCACCGGCCTCCGTGAGATGATCATGAACGCGATCCCGCTCGCGCTCAAGCACGGCATCACCATGGGCATCGGGCTCTTCATCGCCCTCATCGGCCTCTACAAGGCCGGATTCGTCCACAAGGGCGCGGCGACCCCGGTCTCCCTCGGCCCGGCCGGTGAACTGGCCGGCTGGCCCGTCCTGATCTTCTGCGTGACGCTTCTGCTCATCTTCATGCTCCAGGCGCGCAACATCCCCGGCGCGATCCTCATCGGCATCGCCGTCGGCACCGTGGTCGCGATCGTCATCAACACGATCGTCGACATCGACCCCAAGTCGTGGAGCAGCGGCCCGCCGGAGCTGGAGGGCAGCGCGGTCTCCGCCCCCGACTTCTCGCTCTTCGGGAACGTCGAGTTCGGCGGCTGGGGAGACGTCGGTGTGATGACGGTCGGCATGATCGTCTTCACCCTGGTGCTGGCCGGCTTCTTCGACGCGATGGCCACCATCATCGGCGTCGGCACCGAGGCCAAGCTCGCCGACGACAAGGGCCGCATGCCGGGCCTGTCCAAGGCGCTGTTCATCGACGGCGCCGGCGGCGTCATCGGCGGTGTCGCCTCGGGCTCCGGCCAGACGGTCTTCGTGGAGTCGGCGACCGGCGTCGGCGAAGGGGCCCGGACCGGGCTCGCCTCGGCCGTCACCGGCCTCTTCTTCGCCGCCTGCCTCTTCTTCACCCCGCTCACCGCGATCGTGCCGACCGAGGTGGCCTCCGCCGCCCTCGTCGTCATCGGCGCGATGATGATGCAGAACGCCCGGCACGTGGACTGGAGCGACCGTTCCGTCGCCATCCCGGTCTTCCTCACCGTGGTCCTGATGCCCTTCACGTACACCATCACCACCGGTGTCGCCGCGGGCGTCATCGCGTACAGCGCCATCAAGCTCGCCCAGGGCCGGGCCCGCGAGGTCGGGGCCTTCATGTGGGGGCTGACGGTGATCTTCATCGTCTTCTTCGCCCTCAACCCGATCGAGAGCTGGCTGGGCGTCCACTGACGCCAGGGCCCCCTTCCCGCCTAAGGAGACACGCCATGCTGGACATCGCCGAAGAGCTGCACCGGTGGG
The nucleotide sequence above comes from Streptomyces sp. NBC_01116. Encoded proteins:
- a CDS encoding (2Fe-2S)-binding protein produces the protein MRVNFTVNGRQQEADDVWEGESLLYVLRERMGLPGSKNACEQGECGSCTVRLDGVPVCACLVAAGQVQDREVVTVEGLADYAKHREDAHPGGGCASGACGTTLDAAKRWQSKPTDGQTGEAVELAPIQQAFIDAGAVQCGFCTPGLLVAADELLENTPSPSDQDIREALSGNLCRCTGYEKILDAVRLAAARQEEAVQS
- a CDS encoding xanthine dehydrogenase family protein molybdopterin-binding subunit, which produces MTTPKARTVPAGTPTKITQGSPTKGGIGESTLRPDGTLKVTGEFAYSSDMWHEDMLWGQTLRSTVAHAEIVSIDTSEALATSGVYAVMTYDDLPAAMKNYGLEIQDTPVLANGKVRHHGEPVAIVAADHPETARRAAAKIKIEYRELPLVTDEASATAPDAVLVHEGRDDHHIGHVPHPNIVHRQPIIRGDADEAAKRADVIVTGDYTFGMQDQAFLGPESGLAVPSEDGGVELYVATQWLHSDLGQIAPVLGLPEEKVRMTLSGVGGAFGGREDISMQIHACLLALRTGKPVKIVYNRFESFFGHVHRHPAKLHYEHGATKDGKLTHMKCRIVLDGGAYASASPAVVGNASSLSVGPYVIEDVDIEAIALYTNNPPCGAMRGFGAVQACFAYEAQMDKLAAKLDMDPVEFRQLNAMEQGTLLPTGQPCDSPAPVAELLRRVKSRPLPPEQQWLAAGSEGTSVDVRALPGGLSNTTHGEGVVRGVGYAVGLKNVGFSEGFDDYSTARVRMEVINGEPVATVHTAMAEVGQGGVTVHAQIARTELGVNQVTIHPADTRVGSAGSTSASRQTYVTGGAVKNSCEAVREKVLELGRTKFGTYHPAWATAELLLEGGKVVTDGGEVLADLADVLEDEAIDIELEWRHRPTEAFDLRTGQGNGHVQYSFAAHRAVVEVDTELGLVKVIELACAQDVGKALNPLSVLGQIQGGTLQGMGVAVMEEIIVDPRTAKVRNPSFTDYLLPTILDTPTIPVDVLELADENAPYGLRGIGEAPTLSSTPAVLAAIRNATGLELNRTPVRPEHLTST
- a CDS encoding NCS2 family permease; amino-acid sequence: MTQQSVEPKTSPEGAGPGSRVPAGRSWLDRYFHISERGSTVARELRGGVTTFMAMAYILLLNPLILGGEDVNGNLLSQPGLITATAFAAAATTLLMGFVGKVPLALAAGLSVSGVLASQVAPNMTWPQAMGMCVIYGVVICLLVVTGLREMIMNAIPLALKHGITMGIGLFIALIGLYKAGFVHKGAATPVSLGPAGELAGWPVLIFCVTLLLIFMLQARNIPGAILIGIAVGTVVAIVINTIVDIDPKSWSSGPPELEGSAVSAPDFSLFGNVEFGGWGDVGVMTVGMIVFTLVLAGFFDAMATIIGVGTEAKLADDKGRMPGLSKALFIDGAGGVIGGVASGSGQTVFVESATGVGEGARTGLASAVTGLFFAACLFFTPLTAIVPTEVASAALVVIGAMMMQNARHVDWSDRSVAIPVFLTVVLMPFTYTITTGVAAGVIAYSAIKLAQGRAREVGAFMWGLTVIFIVFFALNPIESWLGVH